GGGCGAGACGCCGGCGCCGGCCTCGGATGCATGGCTTGCGTCGGAGACGGTCAAGGCGCCCGACTTGCGCATTCTCGGCTTTGCCATCGTGGACGCGCGTGCGGCGGCCAGCGCCATCAGCCTCGTCTACGAGCGCAATCACCCGGAGCAGGAGCCCAAGCGGACGGAACAGGTCCTCCTGCAGATCGGGCCCTTGACCACCAACCGGGTCAGCGACGACTCGCTGGCGGAGCGCGGACCGATGCTCGCTTGGCGAGAGGGTCCGCTGCTCTATCGCCTGGGCGGCACGATCATGGCACCCGACCTGCTGGCGGTGTTCCAGACGATCAACGATGAGAGCAGGCCGCCGGATCAGGCCAATCCGCCCTTGTCGGATGTTCCGGAGAACATGCGGCAGGCGCCTCCACCCCCGCCCAATGGCGGCCAGCAGTCGGCGATCCCGCCCCGTCCGGAAACCGAGACGGCCGGCCTGTAGCCGCCGCTTTCGGAACCGATCCGAGCAGAGCCCGGCCTTCGCGCCGGGCTTTGCGCTTCGTGGTGCCGCTCAGCCCAGGCGATAGCCGCCGTCGACCACGACGACGCTGCCCGTCATGTAGCGGGAGGCGTCGGAGGCGAGGAGAAGCAGCGCCCCGTCCAGATCGCCGACTTGGCCGAGGCGCCGTTGCGCGATCCGCGCGACCAGCTTCTCGCCGGCCTTGGTCGCGAAGAAGTCGCGGTTGATCGCCGTCTCGATATAGCCCGGCGCGAGCGCGTTGACCCGGATCCCGTGGCGGGCAAGTTCGAGCGCCATGACTTCGGTCAGGTGGATCAGTCCGGCCTTGGACGCGGCGTAGGGCGCGACCCCGCCCGTGGCCATCAGGCCGAGAACGGATGCGATGTTGACGATGCTGCCCCCGCCCCGCTCCCTCATGGCGGCGGCGACCGTGCGCGCGACCAGGAATGCGCCGCGCAGATTGGTGCCGACCACGGCATCCCAGTCGGCGGCCTTCTGGTCGAGCACCGGCTTGGTGATCGCGGTGCCGGCATTGTTGACGAGCACGTCGATGCCGCCCAGCGCCGCCTCGACCGCTTCGACGGCGGCGGCGATGCTCGCCTCGTCCGTGACGTCCAGGGCGGCGGCGGCCGCCTTGCCGCCCGCCGCCTCGATTTCGGCCTGGACGCCGGCCAGCTTGCCGGCATTGCGCGCGGCCAGGCCGACCGCCGCGCCGGCGGCTGCGAGGGTCAACGCGAAATGACGCCCGAGGCCCTGGGAGGCGCCGGTGACGAGGATCGTCTTGCCCGAGAGGTCCGCCGTCAGGCTCATGCCTTGCCTCCGACGTCCTGGAAAGGCGTGAGATAGGCGCGCGTCTCGTTGGATCGTGCGGCGGCCTGCTTCAACTCCTGGCGCGCCACGCCGCGGATGTGCACCTCGTCCGGTCCGTCGATGAAACGCAGCGCCCGCCCCCAGGTCCACAGATAGGCGAGCGGCGTGTCCGGGGTCAGCCCGGCCGCGCCGAACACCTGGATCGCGCGATCGAGCACGGTAGTCTGCAGGCGCGCGGCGATCACCTTGATCGCCGAGACGTCGACGCGTGCCGCCCGCTTGCCTTCGGTGTCGATCTTCCAGGCGGCGCGCAGGACGAACAGGCGGGCCTGGTCGATCTCCATGCGCGACAGCGCGATCCATTCGCCGACCTGGCCGTGCTCCGCGAGCGCCTTGCCGAAGGCATGGCGCGACAGAGCCCGGTCCGCCATCAGCTCGAGCGCGACCTCGCACTGGCCGATCGTGCGCATGCAGTGGTGGATGCGGCCCGGCCCGAGCCGCGCCTGGGCGTTGCCGAAGCCATGTCCGGCCTCGCCCAGCAGGTTCGCCTTCGGCACGCGCACCTTGTCGAAGACGAGCTCGCAATGGCCCTCGGGTGCTGTGTGCTGCATGACCGGGATGTTGCGCACCACCGTCAGGCCGGGCGCGTCCATCGGCACCAGCACGGTCGAGTGCCGGCGATGCGGCTCGGCA
Above is a genomic segment from Geminicoccaceae bacterium SCSIO 64248 containing:
- a CDS encoding acyl-CoA dehydrogenase family protein; its protein translation is MDFAYSPKAEELRIQVRRFLDERILPLNPRWHHEAEGQGPYPPSFVEDLKDAARAEGLWNLFLPDLPAGMPGQGLSNLDYAPLAEIMGRIPWAPEVFNCNAPDTGNMELLNLFATEEQRERWLNPLFRGEIRSCFAMTEPGVASSDATNIRTTITDDGDAWVIDGRKWFITGAADPRCALAIVLGVSDTSPDAEPHRRHSTVLVPMDAPGLTVVRNIPVMQHTAPEGHCELVFDKVRVPKANLLGEAGHGFGNAQARLGPGRIHHCMRTIGQCEVALELMADRALSRHAFGKALAEHGQVGEWIALSRMEIDQARLFVLRAAWKIDTEGKRAARVDVSAIKVIAARLQTTVLDRAIQVFGAAGLTPDTPLAYLWTWGRALRFIDGPDEVHIRGVARQELKQAAARSNETRAYLTPFQDVGGKA
- a CDS encoding SDR family NAD(P)-dependent oxidoreductase; translated protein: MSLTADLSGKTILVTGASQGLGRHFALTLAAAGAAVGLAARNAGKLAGVQAEIEAAGGKAAAAALDVTDEASIAAAVEAVEAALGGIDVLVNNAGTAITKPVLDQKAADWDAVVGTNLRGAFLVARTVAAAMRERGGGSIVNIASVLGLMATGGVAPYAASKAGLIHLTEVMALELARHGIRVNALAPGYIETAINRDFFATKAGEKLVARIAQRRLGQVGDLDGALLLLASDASRYMTGSVVVVDGGYRLG